A single window of Gammaproteobacteria bacterium DNA harbors:
- the tyrS gene encoding tyrosine--tRNA ligase, producing MDLLRRGAEEILLEDELRDKLKRGKPLRIKAGFDPTAPDLHLGHTVLINKLRQFQELGHEVLFLIGDFTGMIGDPTGKSATRPPLTRDEVIENARTYEQQIYKILDPEKTIVMFNSSWMGEMNAVDLIQLAAKHTVARMLERDDFSKRYGSGQPIAIHEFLYPLIQGYDSVAMRADVELGGTDQKFNLLVGRELQKHFGQSPQVVMTMPILEGLDGVQKMSKSLGNYVGIAEPPEEMFGKLMSISDELMWRYFELLSFRPMAEIDALRHEIETGANPRDIKFQLAGELVERFHTRTDAEQAQAAFVARFQKGALPENMPEVAFSAPVEGMPVANLLKEAGLVASTSEALRMIKQGAVRIDGERLEDRDLKIQTGTTQVYQVGKRRFARVSVVKA from the coding sequence ATGGATCTGCTGCGGCGTGGCGCCGAGGAGATTCTGCTTGAAGACGAGCTGCGTGACAAACTCAAGCGCGGCAAACCGCTCAGGATCAAGGCCGGATTCGATCCCACCGCCCCCGATCTGCACCTGGGGCATACCGTTCTGATCAACAAGTTGCGGCAATTCCAGGAGCTCGGCCACGAGGTCTTGTTCCTGATCGGCGATTTCACCGGCATGATCGGCGATCCGACCGGCAAAAGCGCGACCCGTCCGCCTCTGACGCGTGACGAGGTGATCGAGAACGCCCGCACCTACGAGCAGCAGATCTACAAGATCCTCGACCCCGAGAAGACCATCGTGATGTTCAACTCTTCCTGGATGGGGGAGATGAACGCCGTCGATCTGATCCAGTTGGCCGCCAAGCACACGGTGGCGCGCATGCTGGAGCGCGACGACTTCAGCAAGCGCTACGGTAGCGGACAGCCGATCGCCATTCATGAGTTTCTGTACCCTTTGATACAGGGTTACGACTCCGTGGCCATGCGGGCGGATGTCGAGCTGGGCGGGACCGACCAGAAATTCAACCTGCTGGTAGGGCGTGAACTGCAAAAGCATTTCGGTCAGTCGCCACAGGTCGTCATGACCATGCCCATCCTGGAAGGGCTGGATGGAGTGCAGAAGATGTCCAAGTCGCTGGGGAACTACGTCGGCATTGCCGAGCCGCCCGAGGAGATGTTCGGCAAGCTCATGTCCATCTCCGATGAACTCATGTGGCGCTATTTCGAACTGCTGAGTTTTCGCCCCATGGCAGAGATTGACGCCTTGCGCCATGAGATCGAGACGGGTGCGAACCCGCGGGACATCAAGTTTCAGCTCGCGGGAGAGCTGGTCGAGCGGTTTCATACCCGGACGGATGCCGAGCAGGCACAGGCGGCCTTTGTGGCGCGCTTCCAGAAGGGTGCCTTGCCGGAAAACATGCCCGAGGTGGCGTTCAGCGCCCCCGTTGAGGGCATGCCGGTTGCCAATCTCCTCAAGGAAGCTGGCCTCGTGGCCAGCACCTCGGAGGCGCTGCGCATGATCAAGCAGGGTGCGGTGCGCATCGACGGGGAGCGGTTGGAGGACCGGGACCTGAAGATCCAGACAGGCACCACCCAGGTCTACCAGGTGGGCAAGCGCCGGTTCGCCCGCGTGTCGGTGGTTAAGGCCTGA